A portion of the Rhizoctonia solani chromosome 6, complete sequence genome contains these proteins:
- a CDS encoding Retrotransposable element Tf2 protein — protein sequence MDNYPAEPLKTLIDSGATSNFISPTIVEKLKIPKTLLKNPQVVRMLDATISQTGCIWHQVQLTVSANGHPHSIPFLVCPIGNTPAILGMTWLTQELPLINWTLGTVTFPDQAQIASEEEADPNPLSELPTQYHKFAKVFREEEFKMLPPHREYNISINLIPDAKLNPGPIYGMTDAESKALKQHIEEELATGKIRPSTSSAGAPVMFVKKADGSLRLVVDYRKLNNVTHKNVYPLPRQDNLMAKLRHAKLFTKLDLRWGYNNVQIKEGDKWKTAFRTKYGLFEYLVMPFGLTNAPAAFQHFMNNLFRDLIDVTVIIYLDNILIFLEKPEEHPAHVREVLSRLMANQLFCKLSKCHFHVTTVDYLGIVISLAGFSMDQKKIEAVTSWPTPKTVKQVQAFLGFVNYLRCFIPNFSSVARPLHNLTRKDSPWSWGKPEEEAFQELKSLVTRSPVLIHSNPSLPYYLETDASGVAMGAILSQQGTDNRLHPIAYMSKSFSGAEANYDTHDKELLAIIKALEEWRIFLEATDKPVQVFTDHRNLEYWMQAQTFNCRHAQWRIFLSNFNFEIHYCPGKQSGKPDALSRRSDYVDNPPEPEVMLPAEVFANTLEEEMEVVSLVWNKLKEDPSLEPIIQFLTKDAENAPPSIRKAYRDYNWEEDLLWYQGKLVIPDTEDLKERLLREFHDSPLAGHPGQQRTLELLSRNYWWPGMKSSAKEWVECCPICQANCRAHNPVIALKPLDVPPFLFHTISYDFITGFPKSEGYDAILVVIDSFSKFGHFIPTTKKVLAKGLANLFVTHIWKLHGLPVRTILDQGTTFTGKFLRALYQRLGIQPSFSLAYHPKSDGQTERVNQFIEYYLRSYVAADHLDWVRWLPLAEYAYNNAKHAATGKTPFELVYGRNPIMNPSTVPANVPEADLVANTLAQEWQEAESALRMTKERMTRPKGIIPEYSIGKEVWLDGKNVGLRTNSNKLDPKRLGPFKVTEKISSHAYRLKLPETLKIHDVFYVGLLSKAHKSPNQPFPERPPPETIEGEEEYKVEQIIDSKQQQGKWFYLIKWKGYGPEDNSWEPEELLEHSQEEIQRFNRSQLKKACDSAKSL from the coding sequence ATGGACAACTACCCAGCAGAACCATTAAAAACCCTTATAGACTCTGGGGCAACCTCCAATTTTATCTCCCCAACCATAGTTGAGAAActgaaaatcccaaaaaccctactcaaaaatccacaagtagtgagaatgttagatgctaccatatctcagactggttgcatatggcaccaggttcaactcacggtctcggccaatggccatccccactccattcctttcctagtatgccccattggcaacactcCCGCTATCCTGGGTATGACTTGGCTCACCCAAGAATTGCCACTCATCAATTGGACCCTAGGAACTGTGACGTTCCCTGACCAGGCACAGATAGCttcagaggaggaagcagacccCAATCCTTTATCAGAACTACCCACTCaataccacaagtttgccaaggtgttcagagaagaggaattcaaaATGCTTCCCCCACATCGAGAATACAACATCTCCATCAATCTGATCCCTGATGCCAAGTTAAACCCTGGTCCCATATATGGTATGACTGACgcggaatccaaggcactcaaACAGCAcattgaggaggaattgGCCACAGGaaagatccgtcccagcaCCTCTTCCGCCGgtgccccagtcatgtttgtcaaaaaggcagatggttccctccggctggttgtggattatagaaAGCTCAACAATGtcacccacaaaaatgtctaTCCACTGCCAAGACAAGAcaatctcatggccaaattGAGACATGCCAAGTTgttcaccaaactagacttgcgttggggttacaataatgtccaaatcaaggaaggagacaaatggaagacggcttttAGGACTAAATATGGGCTCTTTGAATACTTAgtgatgccctttggtcttacaaatgccccagccgccttccaacacttcatgaacaacctattcagggacctcattgacgttACAGTGATCATCTatttggacaacatcctaaTCTTTTTGGAGAAACCAGAAGAACACCCTGCCCATGTGCGGGAAGTCCTATCCAGACTAATGGCAAACCAACTCTTCTGTAAACTCTCaaaatgtcatttccacgTGACCACAGTAGactaccttggcattgtaaTTTCCCTGGCAGGAttttccatggatcaaaagaagattgaggcggtcacatcatggcctacccccaaaacagtcaaacaggttcaGGCCTTCCTTGGATTCGTAAATTACCTCCGCTgcttcattcccaactttaGTTCAGTGGCACGTCCCCTTCACAACCTTACAAGAAAGGACTCCCCATGGTCTTGGGGAAAACCGGAAGAAGAAGCCTTTCAAGAACTAAAGTCCCTGGTTACCAGATCACCAGTACtgatccactccaaccccagCCTACCCTactaccttgaaacagacgcatcaggggtagcaatgggggccatactcagtcaacaagGCACAGACAACCGCTTACATCcaattgcctacatgtccaaatcattctcaggagcagaagcaaactatgacacccatgacaaggagctcctggcaatCATTAAGGCATtagaagaatggcggatATTCCTGGAGGCCACAGACAAACCGGTCCAGGTTTTTACGGACcatagaaacctggagtactggatgcaggcacaaacGTTCAATTGCAGGCACGCACAATGGAggatcttcctgagcaatttcaactttgaaatacattattgcccgggaaaacagtcagggaaaccagatgccctatccaggagatcagactatgttgacaaccccccagaaccagaagtcatgctcccagcagaagtctttgccaataccttggaagaagaaatggAAGTTGTCTCCTTAGTTTGGAATAAACTAAAGGAAGACCCTTCCCTGGAACCCATTATCCAGTTTTTAACCAAGGATGCAGAAAATGCCCCACCCTCAATCAGGAAAGCATATAGGGACTACaactgggaagaggacctcctgTGGTACCAAGGGAAATTAGTCATCCCAGATACGGAGGACTTAAAGGAACGCCTATTGCGGGAGTTTCATGACTCCCCACTAGCAGGTCACCCTGGCCAACAAAGAACCTTAGAGCTATTgagccgcaactactggtggccaggaatgaagtcatccgctaaggaatgggtagaatgttgccccatctgccaagccaattgcCGCGCTCACAACCCAGTGATAGCTTTGAAACCCTTAGATGTTCCCCCCTTTCTGTTCCATACCATCTCCTATGATTTTATCACGGGGTTCCCCAAGTCAGAAGGATATGACGCAATACTGGTGGTTATAGACTcattctccaaatttggtcacttcatcccaaccacaaaaaAGGTGTTGGCCAAAGGTCTGGCTAATCTCTTTGTCACCCACATTTGGAAACTCCACGGACTCCCTGTTAGAACCATATTGGACCAAGGAACAACATTCACTGGGAAGTTCCTCAGAGCTCTTTACCAAAGGCTGGGAATCcaaccatccttctccttggcttaTCACCCCAaatcagacggacaaacCGAGCgcgtcaaccagttcattgagtacTACCTGAGATCTTATGTAGCAGCAGACCACTTGGATTGGGTCAGATGGTTGCCACTTGCGGAATACGCTTACAACAACGCTAAACACGCTGCAACcggaaaaaccccctttgaactagtctatggaagaaatcccATAATGAATCCATCAACCGTGCCGGCCAATGTGCCAGAAGCAGATTTGGTAGCCAATACCCTGGCCCAGGAATGGCAAGAGGCAGAGTCAGCGCTCAGAATGACTAAGGAACGCATGACAAGACCAAAAGGAATAATACCGGAGTACTCCATAGGCAAGGAAGTCTGGCTTGATGGAAAAAATGTAGGACTTAGAACAAACTCTAACAAACTGGACCCCAAGCGACTAGGGCCATTCAAAGTCACAGAAAAAATATCAAgtcacgcctaccgcctaaAGCTCCCAGAAACCCTAAAaatccatgatgtgttctatgtaggactacTATCCAAAGCACACAAATCCCCCAAtcaaccatttccagaaagaccccctcctgaaacaatagaaggggaagaggagtacAAGGTTgagcaaatcattgactccaagcaacaacagggaaaatggttttacctaattaaatggaagggttatggtcCAGAAGataattcctgggaaccggaagaactcctagaacacagccaagaggagattcaacgcttcaacaggtcacaactgaaaaaggcttgtgactccgccaagagcctttaa
- a CDS encoding Retrotransposable element Tf2 protein: MATRSRPPSRARSPVDQGQLEPLFPPTSPELGEVSLERVIRLLWGLQSQVNRIERTLLEQAEVSQEVQTNVKNILQTVNTVKDGLAQLQHARGPHTPEEQKPPAVKETPRAAPKAKPIGKAQPFLGAPAPIISTGAPRRNPLSLFNPYPSSSFPLGPAPAPQGPPPAPVITPAQPPAPSTVKVDHPDAFKGKIGLEAKQWLTRMLAWVCLNQRQFPSDMEVLSFLLMNMTEAAGAWAHPHLDQLGSHRALIQTVDEFKIEFLAAFGNPDATRAAERKITSLTQNGTCAKYITKFCTLQMELDWNNATLRGQERQPRTLRELQDAALIIDNALCKEQASHPQQGNKSGKTSSTPNWGASTGQQATKTGPLSSDPNYVSEEECNRRRAEGLCVKCGKPRHKFAECWTGWKATPKEDKGKAKETAKIGKDSEYQSGKDTNRITPLFTIPIKPEKQAETLEVLIDSGATSSFLHPRTAELLRLPLIDLPTPCTVTMLDGSSPQAGKIWKKTILTFSLNGKKMTETFLICNTGSHAAILGLKWLDAHNPEIDWNTRTLSFPRTTPERVAIAKEEEADKNPLEGVPPKYHQYAKVFGEEEFNKLPPHRHYNIGIELTEEGPLNSPLYSMTDAESVTLKDWLRDELKAGKIRPSKSSISSPVIFVPKKDGSCRLVVDYRCLNNCTKKNVYPLPRPDDLMAQLRGAKVFTKLDLQWGYNNVRVKEGDEWKTAFQTKYSLYESLVMTFGLTNAPAAFQHFMNKLFKDLLDVCVIIYLDDILIYSKDDASHTKHVHEVLRRLMDNQLFCKASKCTFHVTSVEYLGIIVSDKGFSLDKLKIQAVQEWPTPTKVKEVQSFLGFANFLRRFVANFSHLARPLHNLVKKDTPWKWEAREQEAFQSLKDAITNAPVLCHANPTRPYFLETDASGAALGSILSQRQEDGCLHPLGFLSESFKGAEQNYNTHDKELLAIIRSFEYWRIFLEGTLHPITVFTNHRNLEYWKESRTFNRRHAQWHLLLAGYNFQIIYCPGKQSGKPDALSRRLDHANIPPAAQTMLLDLVFANVALVTLEKELQRQIEASLDQDKSLEEILQFLQNQSKAPPSIKRAFKDYKMEAGLLFYQGQIVVPDVGTLRTDLLHIFHDSALAGHPGRQRTLELVSRNYYWPGICADTYWHVDSCETCQWIRKPKYASIPPEPLELPNRPWQHVSYNMIVDLPKDGTCNSILVIIDSFTKYGIFVKCSKKLKAPELAELFLEHVWKQHGMPEKTILDRGRVFNNKFLKALYKRLGIDPHFSSAYHPQSNGQTERVNPSIKHFLRAYSGINQRDWTKWLPMAEFAYNNAVHSSTGKTPFKALYGWEPTLTPSNVPTDVPEADDLAQTMEAQWKEVESALRQSKQRMTAGKDGSPTEFKIGEEAWLDAKNVNLKTLSPKLTEQRLGPFKVIEKISDRAYRLELPPTMRIHNVFYIGLLSKVKRDKKRAFENHPPPVTVEGEEEYEVEGITNAEERDGKWFFRVKWKGYGSKENTWEP; encoded by the exons atggcaacccgttcccggccaCCCTCTCGAGCCCGCTCCCCTGTCGATCAGGGACAGCTGGAACCCCTTTTTCCGCCAAcctcccctgagctcggCGAAGTATCCCTTGagcgggtcatccgcctcCTCTGGGgactccaatcccaagtcaaccgcATTGAGCggaccctcttggaacaagCTGAAGTTAGCCAAGAGGTTCAAACCAATGTCAAGAACATCTTGCAAACGgtcaatactgtcaaggatgggcttgcccagctcCAACACGCCCGGGGTCCtcacaccccagaagaacaaaaaccccccgcggtcaaggaaactcccagggccgcgcccaaagccaagcctattggcaaggctcaacccttccttggggccccagcccccatcatctccacaggggccccAAGGCGCAACCCCCTCTCCTTATTCAACCCATatccctcctcctccttccctttgggACCGGCTCCAGCTCCCCAgggacctccaccagcgcctgTCATTACCCCAGCgcagcctccagccccctccacaGTAAAAGTGGACCACCCAGacgccttcaaaggcaaaattggcttggaggccaaacaatggctaaCCCGTATGTTGGCTTGGGTTTGCCTCAACCAGAGGCAGTTCCCCTCGGACATGGAGGTCCTGAGCTTCCTGTTGATGAACATGACGGAAGcagctggggcctgggcccatccccacctggaccaactagggtcccaccgCGCACTCATTCAAACCGTGGATGAGTTCAAAATCGAATTCCTGGCTGCCTTTGGCAATCCAGACGCAACCAGGGCAGCAGAGCGGAAAATTACTTCCCTCACTCAGAACGGCACATGTGCCAAATATATTACCAAGTTCTgcacgctgcaaatggaacttgattggaacaatgCCACACTCCGCGGTCA GGAGAGGCAACCCCGTACCCTGAGGGAGCTGCAAGATGCTgccctcatcattgacaacgccctctgCAAGGAGcaagccagccacccgcaacagggtaataagtctggtaaaacttcttccacccccaattggggggcaagtaccggccaacaggccaccaaaaccggCCCCCTTTCCTCCGATCCCAATTACGTCTCGGAGGAAGAATgtaaccgccgccgcgcagaaggtctctgtgtcaaatgcggcaaaccCAGGCACAAGTTTGCCGAGTGTTGGACCggatggaaggctaccccaaaagaggataaggggaaggccaaggaaaccgccaaaattggcaaagactctgagtaccaatcaggaaaaga tacCAATAGAATCACACCGCTTTTCACTATTCCAAtaaagccagagaaacaagcggaaacactagaagtcctgattgattcaggcgccacatcatccttccttcacccccgtaccgcggaactactccgccttccactcattgatctCCCTACTCCCTGTACCgtcactatgctcgatgggtcaagcccccaggctggcaaaatctggaaaaagacAATCCTGACCTTCTCCCTcaatggcaagaaaatgacagagaccttccttatatgTAATACAGGTTCTCACGCCGCTATCTTGGGactgaaatggttggatgcccacaatccggagattgattggaatacaCGCACCCTCTCTTTCCCTCGTACAACCCCTGAAcgcgtggccattgccaaggaagaagaagcagataagaaccctcttgaaggagtaccccccaagtaccatcaatatgccaaagtatttggagaagaagaattcaacaagcttcctcctcaccggcattacaacattgggataGAACTCACGGAAGAAGGTCCCCTTAACTCCCCCCTTTACAGCATGACAGACGCCGAGTCCGTCACACTCaaagactggctcagggatgagttgaaagctgggaagatccgccccagcaaatcttccatcagttcccctgtaATATttgtccccaaaaaggatggatcCTGtcgcttggttgttgactaccgttgCCTTAACAATTgcaccaagaaaaacgtttACCCGCTTCCCCGTCCggatgaccttatggcccaactccgcggcgccaaggtcttcaccaaactagatctacaatggggttacaacaacgtgcGAGTTAAAGAAGGTGATGAGTGGAAAACTGCATTCCAAACCAAATACAGCCTCTATgaatccctggtcatgacctttggccttaccaacgctcccgccgccttccaacacttcatgaacaaattgtttAAGGATCTgctagatgtatgcgtcatcatataccttgatgacatcctgatctactccaaggatgacgcatcacacaccaagcacgttcatgaggtcttACGGCGCCTAATGgataaccaattgttctgtaaagCGTCCAAATGcacattccacgtcacctctgtagaatatctgggaatcattgtatctgataagggttttagcctggataagctcaaaatccaggctgtccaagaatggcccacgCCTACCAAAGTCAAAGAGGTCCAgtccttccttgggtttgccaacttcctccgaagatttgttgccaacttcagtcacCTAGCCAGACCACTACATAActtggtcaagaaggatacaccctggaaatgggaagcaagggaacaagaagcattccaaaGCCTCAAGGATGCTATCACCAACGCGCCAGTACTTTGCCACGCCAACCCCACAAGACCCTACTTCCTAGAAACGGACGCCTCCGGCGCAGCATTAGGTTCCATATTAagccaacgccaggaagacgGTTGCCTACACCCACTAGGATTTCTGTcggaatcattcaagggagcggAACAGAACTACAATACGCATGACAAAGAACTACTTGCTATCATACGCTcatttgagtattggcgcattttcctggaaggcacCTTACATCCCATCACTGTCTTTACCAACCACAGGAACTtagaatattggaaggagtctagGACGTTCAACCGtcgccatgcacaatggcatctCTTGCTAGCCGGGTACAATTTCCAGATCATCTATTGCCccggaaagcaatcaggaaagccggACGCCCTTTCACGCCGATTGGATCACGCCAATATCCCCCCTGCGgcccaaaccatgctcctGGACCTTGTGTTTGCAAACGTTGCCCTGGTCACACTGGAAAAGGAGTTACAGCGCCAAATTGAAGCGTCCCTGGATCAAGACAAAtccttggaggaaatcctccaattcctacaGAACCAGTCCAAagcacccccctccatcaaacgcgcattcaaagattacaagatggaggccgggttactcttctaccaaggacaaatcgtagtccctgacgttggaacaCTAAGGACAGACCTACTCCACATTTTCCACGACAGCgccttggcaggacatccaggaagaCAACGAACCCTGgagttggtatcaaggaattactattggcctggGATTTGTgctgacacatactggcatgtagactcctgtgaaacatgTCAATGGATaaggaagcccaaatacGCGTCAATACCACCTGAACCCCTTGAGCTGCCTAACAGACCATGGCAACATGTCtcctacaacatgatagtagacctgcccaAGGACGGAACTTgcaactcaatcctggttatcattgacagcttcaccaagtacgggatttttgtcaaatgctccaaaaagctcaaagcacCTGAACTGGCGGAACTATTCCTAGAACACGTGTGGAAACAGCACGGGATGCCTGAAAAAACAATCTTGGATAGGGGAAGAGTCTTCAACAATAAATTCCTAAAAGCGCTATACAAAcgcctaggaatagaccctcacttctcTTCGGCTTATCATCCTCAGAGCAACGGTCAAACGGAAAGAGTGaacccctccatcaaacatttcctcagggcttactcagggattaaccaacgggactggactaaatggctcccaatggcagaatttgcgtacaacaatgccgtacatagcagcacgggaaaaacccccttcaAAGCCTtgtacggatgggaacccaccttaaccCCATCAAATGTACCAAcggacgtcccagaagcagatgaccttgcccagacaatggaggcacaatggaaggaagtggaatcggcactccggcaatctaagcaacgCATGACGGCTGGGAAAGATGGAAGCCCAACAGAATtcaagattggagaagaagcttggctggacgccaagaacgtTAACCTTAAAACCTTGAGTCCCAAACTTacggaacaacgcctaggaccATTTAAGGTTAtcgagaaaatctccgaccgaGCCTACCGTCTAGAACTCCCTCCAACCATgcgaatccacaatgtcttctatatAGGGCTCCTATCTAAGGTCAAGAGAGACAAGAAGCGCGCCTTTGAAAACCACCCACCACCTGTCACcgtggagggggaggaagaatatgaagtagAAGGAATCACCAATGCCGAGGAAAGAgatggaaaatggttcttccgagtcaaatggaagggctacggATCCAAAGAGAATACATGGGAACCTTga
- a CDS encoding Retrotransposable element Tf2 protein, with product MITPEEADLDPLSDLPQQYHKFAKVFGKEEFKVLPPHREYDIAIDLIPNAKLSPGPIYGMTNAESKALKQHIDEELATGKIRPSTSLAGAPVMFVKKADGSLRLVVDYQKLNNITHKNVYPLPRQDDLMAKLRNAKLFTKLDLCWGYNYVRIKEGDEWKTAFRTKYGLFEYLVMPFGLTNTPAAFQHFMNDLF from the exons atgattactcca gaggaagcagactTGGACCCCCTATCAGATCTCCCTCAACAGTatcacaagtttgccaaggtatttggcaaagaggaatttaaggtcctccctccacacagggagtatgacattgCAATTGACCTAATTCCCAACGCTAAACTCTCTCCCGGACCCATCTATGGCATGACCAACGCAGAATCAAAGGccctgaaacaacacattgatgaggaactggCAACAGGAAAGATACGCCCCAGCACCTCTTTggcaggcgccccggtcatgtttgtcaagaaggcagatggttcTCTCAGACTAGTGGTAGACTACCAAAAGCTCAACAACATCACGCATAAGAATGTGTACCCTCTCCCCAGACAGGATGACTTAATGGCAAAACTGAGGAACGCAAAGTTGTTTACCAAACTAGATCTTTGTTGGGGTTACAACTACGTcagaatcaaagaaggagatgaatggaagacagcattcaggaccaaatatgggttgtttgaatacctggttatgccctttggccttaccaacaccccagctgccttccaacattttatgaatgacttgttttga
- a CDS encoding Retrotransposon-derived protein PEG10, whose amino-acid sequence MELEPSLAALLEAITALTATVGSLQDQIKSQGKQITQLTAICKETNDLVGDKDQGGAQTKPGPLTGPVTPPTHSGGETHTPGTVRPGLKAPFRPSRGTGFDSKEEEEPRRPKKEPQGTPRRSLSSLTPFDAGGSIKRPKMDLPNPYKGDTRGRKATQWLDRMLLWVALHRDQFDKEEQMVVWILYHMTDKAADWALPLIGAIIKGKGNPPTTILALTAKFKEVFADPNAKRAAARKIAALTQTTTTSEYVTKFRNLMAELDWNTEVYIAQFTRGLHWKVKELLSTKDNIPNNDLEAIFAASVKIDNTCWENKENRPKKAPAKSPATVATSTTTTRVRLSKDPNYVTPEERDRCRASGLCVKCGQKGHGIKQCPNGWKATIKEVAKVAKDELGKE is encoded by the coding sequence atggaactgGAGCCGtcccttgccgctctccttgaggctatcacagccctcacagccacagttgggtccttgcaggaccaaatcaaatcccaaggcaagcaaatcacACAGCTCAccgccatatgcaaggaaaccaatgaccttgttggtgacaaggaccagggcggagcccaaaccaagcctggcccattgactgggcctgtcacccctcctacccactcaggaggggaaacccacactccaggcacggttaggcctgggctcaaagcccccttccgcccctcaagaggaacagggtttgactccaaggaagaagaagagccaaggcgacccaaaaaagagcctcagGGAACGCCTAGGCGGTCactcagctcccttaccccctttgacgcaggaGGCAGCATAAaaaggcccaaaatggaTCTCCCCAACCCTTATAAaggagacaccaggggacgcaaggccacACAATGGCTGGACCGCATGCTGCTTTGGGTAGCCTTACACAGGGatcaatttgacaaagaggagcagatggtcgtgtggatactttaccacatgacagacaaggcagccgattgggcgctccccctcataggggccattatcaagggcaagggaaacccTCCCACTACTATCCTGGCcttaacagccaaattcaaagaagtgTTTGCCGACCCCAATGCTAAACGGGCAGCCGCCAGAAAGATTGCCGCGctgactcagacaaccaccacgtctgagtacgttaccaaattccgcaacctcatggcggaacttgactggaacactgaggtgtacattgcccagtttacgcgcggccttcactggaaggtaaaAGAACTCTTGTCCACTAAGGACAATATTCCCAACAATGACcttgaggccatatttgccgcctcagtcaaaattgacaacacttgttgggaaaacaaggagaaccgcccaaaaaaggcacccgccaagtccccggccaccgtggccacttccactaccaccactagggtccgcctatccaaggaccccaactatgtcACCCCAGAAGAGAGGGACCGctgccgcgcgtctggcctttgtgtcaagtgcggccaaaaagggcatggcatcaaacagtgccccaatggttggaaggcaaccATCAAGGAGGTAGCCAAGGTTGCCAAAGatgaattgggaaaagagtag